A single window of Caldimicrobium thiodismutans DNA harbors:
- a CDS encoding SPL family radical SAM protein yields MQIFVEKSALSYQLTQEILTRVSSFEIIPSYEDFLWEFRTEEDLIALGKKRLFIMEYKGDFVKPCPGTKNYICCGYEIFHIGEGCPLDCSYCILQMYLNRPGLKIWGNLWEDGLETLKEYLKIQENTGRIIRIGTGEFTDSLALEGITHISEKLIHFWNEKKPRAVLELKTKVALSDDFFKKIKGNPRVILAWSVNTERVIQTEEKSTAPLSARLESAKKAIDKGFTVAFHFDPIIYYSGAELEYPEVLKKILKIIPHEKIAWISLGTLRFPKVLKKVAVERFPETKIYSYEFIEGLDQKKRYFVDLRKRLYKSLYNLIKETQTEITYYFCMESERIWEEVLGIKISKNEGLVDRLDKVAKRLCSL; encoded by the coding sequence TTGCAAATCTTTGTTGAAAAATCTGCCCTATCCTATCAATTAACTCAAGAAATTTTGACAAGAGTCTCCTCCTTTGAAATAATCCCTTCGTATGAGGATTTTCTCTGGGAATTTAGAACTGAAGAAGATCTTATTGCTCTTGGAAAGAAGAGGCTTTTTATTATGGAATACAAGGGAGATTTTGTTAAACCCTGTCCAGGAACCAAAAATTATATCTGTTGTGGTTATGAGATCTTTCATATTGGAGAGGGATGTCCCCTTGATTGCTCCTACTGTATCCTGCAAATGTATTTAAATAGACCAGGGCTAAAGATTTGGGGAAATCTCTGGGAAGATGGATTAGAAACCCTCAAAGAGTATTTAAAAATACAAGAAAATACAGGTAGAATTATAAGGATAGGAACAGGAGAGTTTACGGATAGTCTCGCTTTAGAGGGAATAACTCATATATCTGAAAAACTCATTCATTTCTGGAATGAAAAAAAACCCAGAGCTGTCCTTGAATTGAAAACTAAGGTGGCTCTCAGTGATGATTTTTTTAAGAAAATTAAAGGAAATCCCAGGGTGATATTGGCCTGGTCAGTTAACACAGAAAGGGTTATTCAAACTGAAGAAAAGTCAACTGCACCTCTTTCTGCAAGGCTTGAAAGTGCTAAAAAAGCAATTGATAAGGGTTTTACTGTAGCCTTTCACTTTGACCCAATCATATATTATTCAGGAGCAGAACTTGAATATCCTGAGGTATTGAAAAAAATTTTAAAAATTATCCCTCATGAAAAAATTGCCTGGATCAGCTTAGGAACCTTAAGATTTCCAAAGGTCTTAAAAAAAGTAGCTGTAGAAAGATTTCCTGAAACTAAAATTTATTCCTATGAGTTCATTGAGGGGCTTGATCAAAAAAAGAGATATTTTGTTGATTTAAGAAAAAGGCTCTATAAATCTTTATATAACCTCATAAAAGAGACCCAGACTGAGATTACTTATTATTTTTGTATGGAGAGTGAAAGAATTTGGGAAGAGGTCCTTGGAATAAAGATAAGTAAAAATGAGGGCTTAGTGGATCGCCTTGACAAAGTGGCCAAAAGGTTATGCTCATTATAG
- a CDS encoding cytochrome c3 family protein: MLIIVLFLLINIAGCTPISKGTKEFTCESCHGEAPLKLSHSQLSCKDCHAGSSPAKNKELAHKNLKKDLSPEEVEILCNRCHSKEVMAFQKSYHYTYAGELKGILRGFSLNLKIENIKSLLPLEGSFETKEGLFVDFLKRRCLTCHIYSKGEKYSRTHRAKGCFSCHSPHKLGRPGDHECLSCHYGTKIGWDYYGYSPHPWFVDYRSPFIQGKNPERPYGIEAYRLREDIHKSKGLACVDCHSKQEIMYGEKKISCLSCHKNFKEKNFHQKKILQQVRCEVCHASFISMDDVKVCYLETNPNLEEWIDLSIQESSEIEEIIGKFMEGKRVSIKMKDKFTDKEKEGLWLCTLGNRTFDKIFLGKDKEGRLCLLRKEKLTLIHENIEITGIFETCKTSHSIGKGDINRAFSVLKELK; encoded by the coding sequence ATGCTCATTATAGTATTATTTCTTTTAATAAATATAGCTGGGTGCACTCCTATCTCCAAGGGAACCAAAGAATTTACCTGTGAGTCCTGTCATGGAGAAGCTCCTTTAAAACTTTCTCATTCTCAACTTTCATGTAAGGACTGTCATGCTGGATCATCTCCTGCAAAGAATAAAGAACTTGCCCATAAAAACTTAAAAAAAGATTTATCTCCAGAAGAAGTTGAAATCCTCTGTAACCGGTGTCACTCTAAGGAGGTTATGGCTTTTCAAAAGAGTTATCATTATACATATGCAGGGGAGTTAAAAGGCATCCTTAGGGGATTTAGTCTAAATTTAAAGATTGAAAACATAAAGAGTCTTCTGCCTTTAGAGGGTTCTTTTGAAACTAAGGAAGGTCTTTTTGTAGATTTTTTGAAAAGACGGTGTCTAACTTGCCATATCTATAGCAAAGGAGAAAAATATTCAAGAACTCACAGAGCAAAAGGGTGTTTTAGTTGCCATAGCCCTCATAAACTTGGAAGACCAGGGGATCACGAATGTCTTAGCTGCCATTATGGGACCAAAATTGGGTGGGATTATTATGGATACTCGCCTCATCCCTGGTTTGTAGATTATCGTTCCCCTTTTATCCAGGGAAAAAATCCAGAAAGACCTTATGGAATTGAAGCCTACAGATTAAGGGAGGATATCCATAAAAGTAAAGGTCTTGCCTGTGTAGATTGTCACTCTAAGCAAGAAATTATGTATGGAGAAAAGAAAATTTCCTGTCTTAGCTGTCATAAAAACTTTAAAGAAAAAAACTTTCATCAGAAAAAAATTTTACAACAGGTAAGATGTGAAGTCTGCCATGCAAGTTTTATAAGTATGGATGATGTAAAGGTTTGCTATCTTGAAACAAATCCCAATCTGGAAGAGTGGATTGATCTTTCCATTCAGGAGTCTTCAGAAATTGAGGAAATAATAGGAAAATTTATGGAGGGTAAAAGGGTTTCCATAAAAATGAAAGATAAATTTACTGATAAAGAAAAAGAAGGCCTCTGGCTTTGCACCCTCGGAAATCGGACCTTTGATAAAATTTTTCTTGGCAAGGATAAAGAAGGAAGACTTTGCCTCCTGAGAAAAGAGAAACTAACCTTAATTCATGAAAATATAGAAATTACTGGAATCTTTGAAACCTGTAAAACTTCACACTCCATAGGCAAGGGAGATATTAACAGGGCTTTTAGTGTTTTGAAGGAATTAAAATGA
- a CDS encoding class I SAM-dependent rRNA methyltransferase: protein MKYPPVILNTNGLKNYIQGKLWFTYKDLDSFEKIKDSIEPGSLVSLYSQHKHFLGQGYFNSHSYYSLKLLTKKEISIDISFFKETFKLALEFRERFFPGESSFRLIHSEGDHLPGLIIDLFDKVGVIQIHTLGMERLKSIIIDALLQIRPLESIVLKNDFDKRKEEKLPLYVDFYLKEPQDPYPIEMDGIKFLIPIIKGQKTGFFLDQRENRRFLSRISHGLIIMDGFAYIGGFSFYALKGGAKRVYLLERSGYALDIALEIAKLNGWKDQVVPVEGDVFQLLKNPVAKANLLILDPPAFIKSKKDYFQGYKKYKELYSLGLQYFKAQNGFLFLFSCSHFLKLQELLLFLKESLSKCNFSAKIFQVFHQSPDHPINPCVEETEYLKGVALEFSHLHAPL, encoded by the coding sequence ATGAAATATCCCCCTGTTATCCTGAATACCAATGGGTTGAAAAACTACATCCAGGGAAAACTCTGGTTTACCTATAAAGATCTTGACTCCTTTGAGAAGATTAAAGATTCCATTGAACCAGGGAGCCTTGTATCACTTTATTCTCAGCACAAGCATTTTCTTGGGCAGGGATATTTTAATTCTCATTCCTATTATAGCCTGAAACTTCTTACCAAAAAAGAAATCTCCATTGATATATCCTTTTTTAAAGAAACATTCAAATTAGCCCTTGAATTCAGAGAGAGATTTTTTCCAGGTGAGTCATCCTTCAGGCTTATTCATTCAGAGGGGGATCATCTCCCCGGGCTAATTATAGATCTCTTTGATAAAGTTGGAGTAATCCAAATCCATACCCTTGGAATGGAAAGACTAAAATCCATCATAATAGATGCCTTGCTTCAAATCAGACCCCTTGAGAGTATTGTTTTAAAAAATGACTTTGATAAAAGAAAAGAAGAAAAATTACCTCTTTATGTAGATTTTTATTTAAAGGAGCCTCAGGACCCCTATCCTATTGAGATGGACGGTATAAAATTTCTTATTCCAATTATCAAAGGGCAAAAAACAGGTTTTTTCCTTGACCAGAGGGAAAACCGCAGGTTTTTAAGCAGGATTTCCCATGGCCTTATAATTATGGATGGCTTTGCTTATATTGGTGGTTTTTCCTTCTATGCCCTAAAAGGGGGAGCTAAAAGGGTCTATCTCCTTGAAAGATCAGGTTATGCCCTTGATATTGCCCTTGAAATCGCCAAATTAAATGGATGGAAAGATCAGGTTGTGCCAGTTGAGGGCGATGTTTTTCAACTTCTTAAAAATCCTGTAGCAAAAGCAAACTTGTTAATTCTTGATCCGCCAGCCTTTATTAAATCCAAAAAAGATTATTTTCAAGGCTATAAAAAATACAAGGAACTGTATTCCCTTGGTCTCCAATATTTTAAAGCACAGAATGGATTTCTTTTTCTTTTTTCATGTTCTCATTTTTTAAAACTTCAGGAATTACTGCTTTTTTTAAAAGAATCTCTTTCTAAATGCAATTTTTCAGCCAAGATCTTTCAAGTATTTCATCAAAGTCCAGATCATCCTATTAATCCTTGTGTTGAGGAAACGGAATATCTAAAGGGGGTAGCCCTTGAGTTCTCTCATCTTCATGCCCCTCTATAG
- a CDS encoding J domain-containing protein — MKKIKRNPFEIFGITPQLAKELSDETLYKIIKAIYRTLQLHYHPDRGGDTKKALELNLAFEAINYEKNPQAFIHYKKAYLQRLSRKTLKTELNILEQNLRKLTYHQELLKERFWQFLEKNFQYLKDLYREGFVLKVKLLDIISHINYSDYPGFKKKKQLFKELIFTPDTILKKAGINPKFILLKNYRLLGSVRRDYIEPWALMERTLKEEKFFLKDYLKKETFLKEIIMFLAPEIRGNSYLFFYHPSEPQKIYLEGLVLKLEEITQLEFLEILQKETIEGHEDERTQGLPPLDIPFPQHKD, encoded by the coding sequence ATGAAAAAAATTAAAAGAAATCCCTTTGAAATTTTTGGAATTACTCCTCAGCTTGCAAAGGAATTAAGTGATGAGACCCTTTATAAGATTATTAAAGCCATATACCGGACCCTTCAGCTCCATTATCATCCTGATAGGGGAGGGGATACTAAAAAGGCTTTGGAATTAAATCTTGCCTTTGAGGCTATAAATTACGAAAAAAATCCCCAAGCCTTTATCCATTATAAAAAGGCTTATCTTCAAAGATTATCAAGAAAAACCCTTAAAACCGAATTGAATATTTTAGAGCAAAATTTAAGAAAACTGACCTATCATCAGGAGCTTTTGAAAGAAAGGTTCTGGCAATTTCTTGAAAAGAATTTTCAGTATTTAAAAGACCTTTATCGTGAGGGTTTTGTCTTAAAGGTTAAGTTACTTGATATTATATCTCATATAAATTACTCTGATTATCCAGGTTTTAAAAAGAAAAAACAACTCTTTAAAGAGTTAATCTTCACTCCAGATACTATTCTTAAAAAAGCTGGAATAAATCCTAAATTTATACTTCTTAAAAATTATAGACTTCTTGGCTCTGTAAGGAGAGACTATATTGAACCCTGGGCCTTGATGGAAAGAACTCTCAAGGAAGAAAAATTTTTCCTAAAAGATTATCTAAAAAAGGAGACCTTTCTAAAAGAAATTATCATGTTTTTAGCCCCTGAGATTAGGGGAAATTCTTATTTATTTTTCTATCATCCCTCTGAACCGCAAAAGATCTATCTGGAAGGCCTGGTTCTAAAACTTGAAGAGATTACACAGCTTGAATTTCTGGAGATATTGCAGAAAGAAACTATAGAGGGGCATGAAGATGAGAGAACTCAAGGGCTACCCCCTTTAGATATTCCGTTTCCTCAACACAAGGATTAA
- a CDS encoding phosphorylase family protein, translating to MFLPPIKISFIRKAIIFAPLPEWKYYSKKFEEGQHFSWLNINFKFLRGNNLLVGPVLSSPALALLIEFLKEKGVEKLLFLGWAGKSPFASIVVGELLLSEKALSLEGTSKFYFKNKKIFSTDKKFFQKISNLLREFNIFYRIGTILTVDAPQVVEKNLNDFKLQLMKVQAMDMETSALYALSNFYKIKAVALHFITDELGKLSTLRPEKMLTQTRENLFLFFRNFLENDL from the coding sequence GTGTTTTTACCCCCTATAAAAATTTCCTTTATTAGAAAGGCTATAATTTTTGCCCCTCTTCCCGAATGGAAATATTATTCTAAGAAATTTGAAGAAGGGCAACATTTTAGCTGGTTAAATATTAATTTTAAATTTTTAAGGGGTAATAATCTCCTTGTTGGGCCAGTGCTTTCCTCTCCTGCTCTTGCCCTTTTGATAGAATTTTTAAAAGAAAAAGGGGTTGAAAAGCTCCTATTCTTGGGGTGGGCTGGGAAAAGCCCCTTTGCATCTATTGTCGTGGGAGAACTCCTACTTTCAGAGAAAGCCCTTTCTCTTGAAGGCACAAGTAAGTTTTATTTTAAAAATAAGAAAATTTTTTCTACTGATAAAAAATTTTTTCAAAAAATCAGCAATTTATTAAGGGAGTTTAATATATTTTATAGAATAGGAACTATCCTTACAGTTGATGCTCCACAAGTTGTGGAAAAAAATCTGAATGATTTTAAATTACAATTAATGAAGGTTCAGGCTATGGATATGGAAACATCAGCTCTTTATGCCCTTAGCAATTTCTATAAAATAAAAGCAGTAGCCTTACATTTTATCACCGATGAATTGGGGAAACTATCAACTCTTAGACCAGAAAAGATGTTGACTCAGACCAGAGAAAATCTTTTTCTTTTTTTTAGAAATTTTCTTGAAAATGATTTATAA
- a CDS encoding macro domain-containing protein, with amino-acid sequence MRIEINNSFLEITQGDITEQEVEAIVNAANERLIPGGGVDGAIHRKGGPAILEELREKYTHCPTGEAVVTGAGNLKAKYVIHAVGPIYKDGKRGEAELLSRAYRSALERAVELGVKSIAFPALSTGAYGYPIKEASEIALKTILDFLKEKGKPELVRMVLFLEEHYNTFVKVLEELKSNL; translated from the coding sequence ATGAGAATAGAAATTAATAACTCCTTTCTTGAAATTACTCAAGGGGATATAACAGAGCAAGAGGTTGAAGCCATAGTTAATGCTGCAAATGAGAGACTTATACCTGGTGGCGGGGTTGATGGAGCCATTCACAGAAAAGGTGGCCCTGCCATACTTGAAGAATTAAGGGAAAAATATACCCATTGTCCTACAGGTGAGGCAGTGGTTACTGGAGCAGGAAATCTTAAGGCAAAATATGTAATTCATGCAGTAGGTCCTATTTATAAAGATGGAAAAAGGGGTGAAGCAGAACTTCTTTCCAGGGCTTATAGAAGTGCTCTTGAAAGAGCAGTGGAACTCGGGGTAAAAAGCATAGCCTTCCCTGCTCTCTCAACAGGAGCTTATGGCTATCCCATAAAAGAAGCTTCAGAAATCGCTTTAAAAACTATCCTTGATTTTTTAAAGGAAAAAGGAAAACCTGAGCTTGTAAGAATGGTTCTTTTTCTTGAGGAACATTATAATACTTTTGTAAAAGTCCTTGAGGAATTGAAATCTAACTTATAA
- the sfsA gene encoding DNA/RNA nuclease SfsA — MSLIPATFLERLNRFVVRVKIEDKTALAYLPNPGRLWELLIPGKTLLLSKSNSARYPYTVIACLKKDYPVLLHTHLTNHYIAWLIEKGRIPGFEKFRVLKKEPRVNRGRLDLLLEKKNSPEKLYLEIKTCTLFGEKLALFPDAETKRGTRHLYELLELKKKGISAGCLFVVMSPEVEYFLPAYHIDFEFTKAFLETFDEIKFEALAIKFSPSLEEIVEIKKLKIPVNFLKEEFRNSGAYLLILQIEKNQSVEVGNLGKIDFREGFYIYVGSGRKNLKERVKRHLRKTKKKRWHIDYLLEKAHFFKTILIISSDNLECLLARDLSKIADDLIFAFGSSDCKCSSHLFYFKENPLHSESFINILNYYRLEKPAEKIERFFIS; from the coding sequence ATGTCCCTTATTCCTGCAACTTTTCTTGAGAGATTGAATCGTTTTGTGGTGAGAGTAAAAATTGAGGATAAAACTGCTCTTGCTTATCTTCCCAATCCAGGAAGACTTTGGGAACTTCTTATTCCAGGAAAAACACTTCTTTTGAGTAAATCCAATAGCGCCAGATATCCCTATACAGTGATAGCCTGTTTAAAAAAAGACTATCCTGTTTTACTTCATACCCATCTTACCAATCATTATATAGCTTGGCTCATTGAAAAAGGAAGAATTCCTGGGTTTGAGAAATTCAGGGTTCTTAAAAAGGAACCCAGAGTTAACAGAGGAAGACTTGATTTGCTCCTTGAAAAAAAGAATTCCCCTGAAAAGCTTTATCTTGAGATAAAAACCTGCACTCTCTTTGGAGAAAAGCTTGCCCTGTTTCCTGATGCAGAAACCAAAAGAGGAACAAGACATCTTTATGAGCTCTTAGAATTAAAGAAAAAGGGAATTTCTGCTGGGTGTCTCTTTGTGGTTATGAGCCCTGAAGTTGAATATTTTCTTCCAGCATACCATATAGATTTTGAATTCACCAAGGCCTTTCTTGAAACCTTTGATGAAATAAAGTTTGAAGCATTAGCTATAAAATTTTCTCCTTCTCTTGAAGAAATTGTAGAAATAAAAAAACTTAAAATACCTGTAAATTTTCTAAAGGAGGAATTCAGAAATAGTGGAGCCTATCTGTTGATTCTACAAATTGAAAAGAATCAAAGTGTGGAAGTAGGAAATCTTGGAAAAATTGATTTCAGAGAGGGCTTCTACATCTATGTGGGATCAGGGAGGAAAAATCTAAAAGAAAGGGTAAAAAGACATTTAAGAAAAACTAAGAAAAAAAGATGGCATATTGATTATCTTTTAGAAAAAGCGCACTTTTTCAAGACCATTTTGATAATTAGTTCAGATAATCTTGAATGCCTTCTTGCCAGGGATCTTTCAAAAATTGCCGATGATTTGATTTTTGCCTTTGGCTCTTCAGACTGCAAATGCTCATCCCATCTTTTCTATTTTAAAGAAAACCCCCTTCATTCTGAAAGTTTTATTAATATTTTGAATTATTATCGACTGGAAAAACCAGCAGAAAAAATTGAAAGATTTTTTATAAGTTAG